The genomic segment ccaaatttttttttctaaaaattttagttacaTACTTTTCTACATTTGTAtaacactttaatttttttcacccttatatttaTTGGTCAAACTAttatcaacttttgattttcaaatagcaacccataataaaaatgttataaaataataaaacaattttttttatgaattataacgttaaaattttcattttttgataaTCCATCAGCGAGATATAGTGCCTCAAAGTTTGTTGGTTTTTTCATAAGTAACTGTGCTACTGTTTATAAGTAGATAGTATTTTTCATTCGTAAAGACCagaagttataacttataactaataaatacgaTATCGCTCAACCCAAGGTTTTTGTACCTGCtattatcatagaacaatatagaagCGACACTCGATCAGCTGATTGGGGTATTGGTTACCTATGATCTGAAGTCTGAACCTACGAGAAACATGAAATTGGTTCCACGCACCAACATGATGTTAGACCCATGGTtaccaatattatgaaaacggtTCCAAGACTATGGCGGGATACGTTACGCGGGGTCGACTTGTTTACCattccattatatcttagtccgtgggcATAACAAATTAAGATTAGATAGGACACGCCCACGGACGCTTAAACTGACTACTAAGGGCGGGTTGCATAAACGTCTTGTAGTGACTTACCGAACCGTTATCGCACTGTTAACCGCTAACGGCTCTGTAAATAAAAGTGGGTGTTGCTTGAACGCCCGATAGCGGTAACGGCTCTGTAAACTATAGACTACTGGACCTGTAAAATACAGATCGGATTTTGGTTCTGTAACTTACAGATCGATTAATTATACGAATGTTATCAATGTTATTGGTGACAATTTTGATActgaattgtttatttaattatttgttttgactcaataattaaatattttcatttttcattgtttctttttaaaattaataatcaatggaTTCGTCGGCTTCATCTTCATCTAGTGATGatggattatttattattaatgttttacaattGCTACCAAGACCACGATTTTTTCGAGACAGGTCTAATCCACTGGCAGATTATGATgatgtaaattttaaactaagatTCAGGtacttaatatcaaaatatttttttatttattaaataaatacctttgtacctatagtaaaacgtttcatatataattaggtactgtccctacaaatatattaacatagtcTAACTATCATTGACTCCTAACgacaatttttcttttcttaataatatgttaataatatattataatttataatatgttgcattaaaatatagtagttaaatatacctacattatattccTGTGTTTATTAGATTGTCAAAACTTATGTTCATGGATCTACTTGACATGATAAGCAACAATATAACTCAAAATACACTACGAAATGTGTCACTGTCACCAATACTACAGCTTCTAATAGCCCTGAGATATTATGCTACAGGTGCTTTTCAGGTTTGTCAcgattatgtatttaatatttatttaaaattaattctgtGTAATGATACACTTTATATTTTAGGCAGTTTTAGGTGATCATATACATGTCCACAAATCCACAGTTTACCGTGTCATTAAAAAAGTTTCTGAAGCTATTGCACTTCTAaaacctaaatatataaaaatgccaAGATCACAAACTGAAATCAACTTAGCACAAGATGATTTCTTGTTAGCACGTAATTTTCCAAAAGTTATTGGTGCAATTGATTGCACGCACATAAAAATTCAGTCACCCAATAGTGACATCGGAGAGAAATTCCGAAATAGAAAAGGATTCTTTTCTATTAATGTACAGGCAGTGTGTAGTAGCCAtatgcaatttataaatattgtagctAGATGAGTAGTAGTGAAGTTGATTTATAAAATGAGTTGGTACCTGAAAAGTTATTGAATAGTATAAATACCCTTCATATCTTTTGTATGCATATAAATTTTTGTATGCACATTTTTATAGATGGCCTGGTTCAGTTCACGACTCAACAATTTTTGACAATTCATTATTACGAGCACAGTTTGAAAACAATGAATTTGGAAATTCCGTGCTCGTAGGAGATGGGGGTTACGCTTGTAGAAATTATATGATGACACCACTTGGAAATCCTACAAGTGAATCAGAACTACGATATCAGGttagcaaaaaataaatacaattagtgataagtaatacaaattaaaaaaattgtaaaggggctggtatattttaaataaaacatttgcttaattttgttttagaaagCTCAAATTGTACTAGGAATGTCATAGAGAGAACATTCGGTGTATGGAAGAGGCGGTTCCCAGTTTTATCTCTAGGAATACGAACACAAATACAGACTACTCTTACCACAATTATTGTTACCGCAGTGTTGCACAATATGTTAATTGCAGCAAATGAACCACTGGTTATAGACGATGAAACACTACTTACTGCTGATATGGTGGATCAAGTTCCAGTATTGCCTGTTCGACAAGCTGGTAATGCAGTACAAAGACATTTAATTGAAACTGTGTTCAATTGAttgtattaacaaatattttgagtaaaattaataatttgatagtaaaaacgactttatttttataaccagaaaagaaacaaaattaataattttataacaagaaataaacataacttttgttttataatcataattaaataaaaaaaacaattgtttaataacagaaacaaaatttataattttataataagaaataaacatgacttttgttttataatcataattaaatcaaaaaaacaattgtttaataacagaaacaaaatttataattttataataagaaataaacatcaatttttaACGCTATTCAATGTCTAGTAAATTgaacaattacaaatattatatcacaaactaataataaactactatatataagtagtatgaaatattcaattattcaacattttatgtttttgtaagTTTAATATTTCCTCTTGAAGTAGCATTTGGTTTTTTTAGATTCCATTTCTATTTGTTTGGTTAAAAGTTCTGTTTGTAGTATTTCTAAGGTTACCTCTGCTGATTGTAGCTCTAATTTGGACTTTTTTAGTTTAATGTCATCTAACTCTGATGAAATATGTCCCTTTTCTTGCactttcttaattttattttgggtcAACTCTTCTAAACcatcacaaatttttttttgagatgaTCGTTTTTTAGTGATGGTATCTTTTAATGGGGTGATTGATGAATGAGAATTATATGACTGGGTTTTAGCTGTATTTGTAGTggcattatttgtaattaattgtgGTGAGATATTAGTTGTGTCATGAGTTATTGTTTCAGGACTGAGATTATCTGTAAACAACAAGATATTGTACAGATAAGTTtagtttaatacaaataatatggttaaaaatattatttcttactcCAATTAATTCTAGTACTGCCAGTATAACCCAAACTATCAAAAGTAACATCAAGTGCCTCAACGTTTTCATCAAAATGTACAACTTCCACATCCACATTTTCTAAGTTGTGATGATCCTTGAGTGTATATTCAGCACTCTTTTGGCctttcataattaaaaattgcaaataatttataagattgatcattttttaaaagcaaaagtatatttatgatttaagttTGTGAATGTAACCTGGCACCTAATTTGGTTTCTAGTTACACTATATTCATGGAATAACAGACTATACAACCgcattaaagattaaaaaaaaatactacccaGCTTATCTAGAGATGTCCAAAGCATTCAACAGAGAACAATGGAATTCAAGCTAAACATTTTTACCTGCTCCATACCACCTCATACTTAAATCATACCTAGGTTTTGATTTTTTGCTATAAAACACGGGCAATCAATCTCAACCTATCAgaatatcaggagccttgtatttaattttaacacttatttacatttaaagatCTTTAAAAAGAGAGAAAAATTAGGTATCAATGAAATAAGAGCAAAAAAGTTAATACACTAAAAAAAAGTGAGAATAGTGATATATAGTGAGTTCATAGAACCCTGTAAAGAAAAGGAAAGTTTAAATTTGTAACTATCCCAGTTACTagtcaaaattgtattcaatcaaaacaaaattaagtcCTTAGTAATATGCAAAAAGTAGGTACAAGACAGACTACAATACTACATGGACTACAAACAATGTTCATTGAACAAAAtttagcttataatataatataattacattgtatacctacctactaaaataattaatataatattatagatgatattgtttgataaaatgtaatgaatacatttaacctAACTTACATGTACTTCTAATATCTGTAGTTATATAACTAACGTCATCATCAAATTTATTTACAAGAGGTTCAGTTCTTTCAGTAATAACTCCTAAAATCTGTTCGCTGATACTTGTCATACTTTTAGTATATGTTCCTCCACCAGTTTTATATCTTCCAATCTGTCATAgaacataatttattcattttaagaaatatttacaGAGTTCCTTGAAaactattattcaaaattataatctaaatgTACTACCCACATTTTAAGATACTATGGATGCAACGGTGATGAgagtattaattttgaattcattgatatcaaatatacaaaacataaaataccaTAAATTAACAGTTCTAGTTATAATGAATCTTACCTTATCGGTACTATTTTCAATCTTAGCGGCTTTAGTCAAATGATCAAAAATAAACTTCAATTCCTCCATTACCCTTGGCCCTGTggtttgatataaattatacgtttcacaaatatttatccATGCTTCTTCTTGTTCATATGGTCTACCAGTAAACtatgtcatataaatatttttataaaatgtacaaaattgttttatgtaggtacttatcattctttattttacttaaaaaaacttACGAGTTCTGAATGATGCGATTGTACTAGGTCCACAATTAAACATTGCTCTTCATGAgttatttgtttcattattttgtacattatcacctattacaaaacattaatcattttaattattgacattATGTTAGTAACAAATAAAGATTTACCTTTTCATTACTGAGATTCTTTTTGGTTTGTCTTTTGATCATATCATAAAGTGTTTTAAGCTGCTGTACAGTTCTACTCCCACTTTCTACTCGATCATTAAATTGTGATGTGACAACTGCCCAGgattggtttttttgttttatattaaaaccatCAGTCTAAAaggaatatttaatacacaccAATATTGAGTATAATGCTATATTAATTAAGGAACATTAGTGAAATACATACTTTAATGTTTTCAATAACATGTTTATAAGgcgttattaatgttattaacaaTTGTTTCTCCTGTTCTGAAAAGTTTTTTGTTCGTGTACGCTTCATGTCTTGTTTCGTAGTCATTGTACaacttaattacaaaatatatatctaaatatcaaCGGACAACGGTACTATACTACTATTGTAGATACTCCAGTAGTGTACAGTGGAAATAGAGTagtactcataagtcataataattgttatgaaatcataataaattaataatatgtataatgtataagtataacatttttgttatcattattcaaatttatcaataCCCTGGCCCatacattacatattttgtgttatcattattcaaattaatcaaataaaatgtggtttaatttatttggtaaccacggttatcaataatttaatatttttttatgcaaccCATCTTATAGTCTACACAATCATTAAACCTTACCGGACCGGTAAATTACTGGGCCGGTAACGAATTTACAGACTAATCTTTATGCAACCCGCCCTAAGTACTGATGTATATCCGTGGCAtgactaattactaattactaaatagATTTTCTATTTTGTCATGGTCAGTGGTATAAGATTTTATAAGAGTGAGGTCTATAAGATGGTCTTTgattattacaaatttgaaattaaaatatgtacgttATTATCATTTACGTGTCATGGTGGTATGATATTGGTTAATAATGGTTATTGACTATTGTCATTGTCAATGGTTAttgtagttaaaagttaaagattatgaatatattacacTTGTAGGTAACGTGCGACAattttgtacctatgtattaaatatacagAACACGACATGACACGGTGGGGTGTGAATCCAGCAGCTGGATCTCATCACTCCTTTAACTGTGGTTTTAACTAGCTGCTAGTGCTAGCTGTTCGatggtttattaatttattataattaatttacttgaGTTAACCATGCTGCGTACAACTTACCAATTTGTTGTAGGTACAAGAAATACTTATTTGTAAGTATACAAATTTACATTAACTAGTATTTTTAACAGActgtttatttaatatgcaaaacatgcaaaatatatacaattaatatacctaatacataatataatattataataataatataattatttatatacatatattataatagtacataatataaaaaaaagacaaatatttatatatttttatattttattttgtgttcaaaTTGTTTGCCATTTTCGGCTAAACAAATATCCAGTCGCTTCATTACCTCAGTGgatgtaacttttttttagtattacatttttaattttgttacaacagtcttttattttttgttcgagTTCATCTACACTGTTGACCTCTTCCTTGTATACTTCATTTTTTAGATAGCCCCAAAAAAAGAAGTCAAGAGCACTCAAATCCGGAGAACGAGCTGGCCATTGAATAATGGGGCTGTGGGTTCCAAACCAGTTGttcccatatattttatttaaatattttcgtacAGAAAACGTATTATGTGCTGGTGCACCATCTTGCTGCCAAATCAATTTCAAACGATGTTGAAGCGGAATATTTTCCAACAGGATCGGtaaatcatttttcaaaaaatcaagATATTTATTGCCATTAAGATTTCCATCAAAGAAATATGGATCAATCAAATACTCATCAGTAATTCCACGCCAAACATGTATAGGTACCCCAACGAACTTGTCTATTGGTTTCATTCATCCAGTGGGGATTTAAATCACTCCAATAGTGATTGTTGTGGTGGTTCACTTGTCCATTATTATGGAATTTTGCCTCATCAGTCCAAAGAACCCTCTTTAAAAATTCAGTATCccttatattatttgaaaattttattttattatttgaaaattatttaaaaatgaacaactATCCAAAATCTTTGGAAACCCTACAACTCAAATATGAGACAATTCACACAGAgggtgaacatttaaaacaaaaagatGTTGAATTGGTAAGATAAACATAACtaagtctaaaatattaaaactaatagtaataatacaacaaatattttacaacagaAAAAGGACAAAGAAGAAATGGTAACTATAAACCAAATTGATGAACTGTTGAACACAAAACTGGCAAaactggaaaataatattttaaaacaacttgAATCCCATGTTTCTGTGTCTAAGAAGTTTCCCGAGGTAAATTCAACAAACCTCGTAA from the Metopolophium dirhodum isolate CAU unplaced genomic scaffold, ASM1992520v1 scaffold1, whole genome shotgun sequence genome contains:
- the LOC132953289 gene encoding putative nuclease HARBI1; amino-acid sequence: MFMDLLDMISNNITQNTLRNVSLSPILQLLIALRYYATGAFQAVLGDHIHVHKSTVYRVIKKVSEAIALLKPKYIKMPRSQTEINLAQDDFLLARNFPKVIGAIDCTHIKIQSPNSDIGEKFRNRKGFFSINVQAVCSSHMQFINIVAR